The proteins below come from a single Desulfobacterales bacterium genomic window:
- a CDS encoding SpoVR family protein, with the protein MELIDQHTKKIMEGCKERAREAGLNFQDETLEYIVTNRDLIELTPKLMIPTLYDYWVHDVEVLKEKGRYELYPSNPYETVINTRPAISYYNDNNPDWMNVMIFYHVLAHIDFFQNNLYFRHTWEYDFTGRALSDKRMIAKFRSEKGRWLDYVIEFARSIDNLVGYHSELATWNRPQIANKSKMLDFYFDEFLQSQKQVKINEYIKEVERYNECIKTSKDHGEKAFFAEVLRKYPEFDAIYKKRLKEGTDQKLDLVQHILKHSDFLNKEENRWMKPVIEMVRKTSLFFQPQIRTKIMNEGWASYWHEKLFLQDDRIEGHEVDFARTHAFVTSLPRVGMNPYALGMRIFHYIEELADKGKYSIEFKRLRDARQREKFDAKTGSGQAFVYNVRENLNDFMFINTFVDQDFINRNNLFVAGKRLNQNRGVWEYYVKSRKAEDYRQMLFDTLYHPPHIIIDLEKSKNGDLYLYHHFEGKPLVKEFIANTMMGIEYMWGATVKLETSEVEKVEPQQIRIPIPGMALPTEEAGKQMDIKWGRVLYTMKDRKLSKVTLANSDVHKPAAS; encoded by the coding sequence ATGGAATTAATTGATCAGCATACCAAAAAGATCATGGAAGGGTGCAAAGAGCGGGCCCGGGAAGCCGGGCTGAACTTTCAGGATGAAACCCTGGAATATATTGTCACCAACCGGGATTTGATCGAACTGACCCCCAAATTGATGATCCCCACTCTCTATGATTACTGGGTTCATGATGTCGAAGTGCTCAAAGAAAAGGGCCGTTACGAACTGTACCCCAGCAATCCCTATGAAACGGTAATCAATACGCGCCCGGCCATCTCATACTACAATGACAACAATCCGGACTGGATGAATGTCATGATTTTTTACCATGTGCTGGCCCATATCGATTTTTTCCAGAACAATTTGTATTTTCGGCACACCTGGGAATATGACTTCACCGGCCGTGCACTATCGGATAAACGCATGATCGCTAAATTCCGATCCGAAAAGGGCCGCTGGTTGGACTACGTCATTGAGTTTGCCCGCAGCATCGATAATCTGGTAGGATACCACAGTGAATTGGCCACCTGGAACCGGCCGCAGATTGCCAACAAATCAAAGATGCTGGATTTTTATTTTGATGAATTTTTACAATCTCAAAAACAGGTAAAAATCAATGAATATATAAAAGAGGTTGAACGGTACAACGAGTGCATCAAAACCAGCAAGGATCATGGCGAAAAAGCCTTTTTTGCGGAAGTGCTTCGGAAATATCCGGAATTTGATGCCATCTATAAAAAACGCCTCAAAGAAGGCACCGATCAAAAGCTGGATTTGGTGCAGCATATATTGAAACATTCCGACTTTTTGAACAAGGAAGAAAATCGCTGGATGAAACCGGTAATCGAGATGGTTCGCAAGACCTCTTTGTTTTTTCAGCCTCAAATCCGAACCAAAATCATGAATGAAGGTTGGGCCAGCTACTGGCACGAGAAGCTGTTTTTGCAGGACGACCGCATCGAAGGACACGAGGTCGATTTTGCCCGTACCCATGCCTTCGTGACGTCATTGCCGCGGGTGGGAATGAATCCCTATGCTTTGGGGATGCGGATTTTCCATTACATCGAGGAACTGGCGGATAAAGGCAAATATTCAATCGAGTTTAAACGCTTACGGGATGCCCGCCAAAGGGAAAAATTTGATGCCAAAACCGGAAGCGGCCAGGCCTTTGTTTATAATGTCCGCGAAAACCTGAACGATTTTATGTTCATTAACACGTTTGTCGATCAGGATTTTATCAATCGAAATAATTTGTTTGTGGCCGGCAAACGGCTCAATCAGAACAGGGGTGTCTGGGAATATTACGTAAAAAGCCGCAAAGCAGAAGATTATCGCCAGATGCTCTTTGATACCCTGTATCATCCGCCCCATATCATCATCGATTTGGAAAAATCCAAAAATGGAGACCTTTATTTATATCATCACTTCGAGGGCAAACCGCTCGTTAAAGAATTTATTGCCAATACCATGATGGGCATCGAATATATGTGGGGCGCTACCGTCAAACTGGAAACCAGTGAGGTGGAAAAGGTCGAACCGCAACAGATTCGGATTCCGATTCCGGGCATGGCACTGCCAACTGAGGAGGCGGGCAAACAAATGGATATAAAATGGGGACGGGTATTATACACCATGAAAGACCGCAAGCTGTCCAAAGTCACTTTAGCGAACTCAGATGTCCACAAACCAGCAGCAAGTTAA
- the ubiE gene encoding bifunctional demethylmenaquinone methyltransferase/2-methoxy-6-polyprenyl-1,4-benzoquinol methylase UbiE: protein MEWLEEKKRQTQIKNRSKSDDKAYFGYERISATAKTDRVIQHFNSVARHYDFMNTLLSFGIHYAWKRTAVRMINLAPGNRILDVCGGTGDLAILAARAVGSAGRVVIYDLNRAMIQAGIHKVIGTDIEDRMGYIQGNAESISFPDHHFDTAMVGFGIRNVTNMEKGFEEMYRVLRPGGKLMCLEFSKPTWPVFRWLYDFYSFYIMPFLGQLIAGNRKAYTHLPESIRMFPLPDELAALLTKIGFSQVTYRSLTNGIAVIHLAVK from the coding sequence ATGGAATGGCTCGAAGAGAAAAAACGCCAAACACAAATTAAAAACAGGTCAAAAAGTGACGATAAGGCTTATTTTGGTTATGAGCGCATCAGTGCTACTGCTAAAACCGATCGGGTTATTCAGCATTTTAACTCGGTAGCCCGCCACTATGATTTCATGAACACCCTGTTAAGTTTCGGTATACATTACGCCTGGAAGCGCACAGCTGTCAGAATGATCAATTTGGCCCCTGGCAATCGCATCCTGGATGTCTGCGGCGGCACCGGCGACCTGGCGATTTTGGCTGCCAGAGCAGTCGGTTCTGCCGGTCGCGTTGTTATTTATGACCTCAATCGGGCCATGATACAGGCCGGCATCCACAAAGTGATTGGCACCGATATTGAAGATCGGATGGGGTACATCCAGGGAAATGCCGAGTCGATTTCTTTTCCTGACCACCATTTTGATACCGCCATGGTGGGTTTTGGCATTCGCAATGTGACGAATATGGAAAAAGGATTTGAAGAAATGTACCGCGTGTTGAGGCCTGGTGGGAAACTCATGTGCTTGGAGTTTTCCAAACCCACCTGGCCTGTATTTCGCTGGCTTTATGATTTTTACTCGTTTTATATCATGCCGTTTCTGGGCCAATTGATTGCCGGAAACCGCAAAGCCTATACCCATTTGCCGGAGTCTATTCGTATGTTTCCGCTGCCGGATGAACTTGCAGCGTTACTCACCAAAATTGGTTTTTCACAGGTAACATATCGCAGTCTGACCAACGGAATCGCTGTTATTCATCTGGCAGTCAAATAA
- a CDS encoding class I SAM-dependent methyltransferase has product MKLNRLERWFVNSPVRHIKQNLVMQWFRGTVALKTGSTILEVGCGRGVGANLIRKVYQPTRLYLLDLDLQMILKASRRIHGHNGCRISLCVGDATRLPYADQSLDAVFGFGFLHHVPAWRDGLAEVNRVLKHGGVYFMEEYYPSLYQNFITKHLLVHPQKDRFNSQDLRRAFQDVNLTLTHSFELKSMGILGVGVKADSQSISCARHEDACKVVLD; this is encoded by the coding sequence ATGAAACTGAACAGATTAGAGCGCTGGTTTGTAAACAGTCCGGTCAGACACATTAAGCAAAATCTAGTGATGCAGTGGTTTAGAGGCACAGTCGCTTTGAAGACCGGCAGTACCATTTTAGAAGTGGGCTGCGGGCGGGGAGTCGGTGCCAACCTAATCCGCAAGGTGTATCAACCCACCCGACTATATCTTCTAGATTTGGACCTGCAAATGATCCTAAAGGCAAGCCGCCGTATACATGGTCACAACGGCTGCCGCATTTCCCTGTGTGTTGGTGATGCGACCCGGCTACCTTATGCAGATCAATCTCTGGATGCCGTATTTGGCTTTGGATTTTTACACCACGTTCCTGCTTGGAGAGATGGCTTGGCTGAAGTTAACCGGGTGTTAAAACACGGTGGCGTCTATTTTATGGAAGAATACTATCCCAGTCTGTATCAAAACTTTATCACCAAACATCTTCTCGTCCATCCGCAAAAAGATCGCTTCAATAGCCAGGACCTGCGCCGCGCGTTTCAAGACGTCAATTTAACACTAACCCACAGCTTTGAGCTCAAAAGCATGGGCATTTTGGGGGTGGGCGTTAAAGCCGACAGCCAGTCCATTTCCTGCGCCCGCCATGAGGATGCCTGCAAGGTGGTGTTAGACTGA
- a CDS encoding serine protein kinase PrkA produces MGKVKKAIKALKKGEKEAKADIGAEDSIKKAMLNLNQNMSTQEQRTSISFEVFLNELVNQPKTVTRNIFQVFHDMMKAYVGEGVDEYPDDPESINFAYYDCSKLFVEGTDNPFFADRLFANRLVNLVESLKRGTQQNKIYIFKGPPGCGKSTFLNNMLTKFEEYANTESGFRYETVWRFDRNTFGQYKDYEAHPILKQLSGLLENTDADLNPSAGGKRLLNSSTDAEELLNGSDTPYIDEDFVEIPCPSHDNPLLMIPKHYRREFFDDLFKNDKFKWQLSTEKEYDWVFRDQPCTICSSLYEALLSRLKSPQRVFEMLYARPYRFSRRLGEGISVFNPGDHPMKQNVLSNMMLQRRINNFLRDSNLVKYIFSQYAKTNNGIYALMDIKSHNTERLIELHNIISEGVHKVEDIEENVNSLLLAVMNPEDEKNIQGFQSFLDRVEYIKIPYVMDLSTEVEIYRNIFGRHIDERFLPRVLHNFARVIISTRLNTKSDAMLNWIKDPARYRLFCDENLQLLKMEIYTGYIPTWLLQKDRKRLTAKKRRKIIAESETEGEKGISGRDSINIFNRFYSTYAKEDKLINMSDLCNFFTKARKEIRDLIPGGFLDSLLRMYDYTILQEVKESLYYYNEEQIAREIQNYLFAINFEIGSIETCTYTNEKLEITEEFLESIEKKLLGPKADRNQRKTFRDETQKEYTSKTLTQEIMVEGVPISETKIYQSMHDRYVHNLKEKVLDPFLKNENFRRAIKDYDHEDFKTYDKRIRDDVTYLINNLCEKCKYTQQGAKEICIYVIDNDLAKKFAEA; encoded by the coding sequence ATGGGCAAAGTAAAAAAAGCCATCAAAGCCTTAAAAAAAGGGGAAAAGGAAGCCAAAGCTGATATTGGCGCTGAAGATAGTATCAAAAAAGCGATGCTCAATCTTAACCAGAATATGAGTACCCAGGAGCAGCGCACCTCGATTTCCTTTGAGGTCTTTCTCAATGAGCTGGTTAACCAGCCCAAAACCGTGACACGTAATATTTTTCAGGTGTTTCACGATATGATGAAGGCCTATGTTGGTGAAGGTGTTGATGAATACCCCGATGACCCAGAATCCATCAACTTTGCCTATTATGATTGCAGCAAACTGTTCGTAGAAGGAACTGACAACCCATTTTTTGCCGATCGTCTTTTTGCCAACCGCCTGGTGAACCTAGTGGAATCGCTCAAGCGCGGCACCCAGCAAAACAAGATCTATATCTTTAAAGGGCCGCCAGGCTGCGGTAAAAGTACCTTCTTGAATAACATGCTCACCAAGTTTGAAGAGTACGCCAATACCGAATCCGGCTTTCGATATGAGACGGTCTGGCGCTTTGACCGCAACACCTTCGGCCAATATAAAGATTATGAGGCCCATCCCATTCTCAAACAGCTTTCCGGCCTGCTGGAAAACACAGATGCGGATCTGAACCCTTCCGCTGGTGGCAAAAGGCTGCTCAATTCATCCACCGATGCAGAGGAGTTGCTCAATGGTTCCGACACCCCCTATATTGATGAGGATTTTGTTGAGATCCCCTGCCCCAGCCATGACAATCCTCTGCTAATGATTCCCAAGCATTATCGCCGCGAATTTTTTGATGATTTATTTAAAAACGACAAATTTAAATGGCAGCTATCCACCGAAAAAGAATATGATTGGGTGTTTAGAGATCAGCCCTGTACGATCTGCAGTTCATTGTACGAAGCTCTTTTAAGCCGGTTAAAGAGCCCTCAACGGGTATTTGAAATGCTGTATGCGCGACCCTATCGCTTCAGCCGCCGCTTGGGTGAAGGCATCAGTGTGTTTAATCCCGGAGACCACCCCATGAAACAAAATGTGCTTAGCAATATGATGCTCCAGCGGCGCATCAACAATTTTCTCAGGGATAGCAATCTGGTCAAATACATTTTTTCACAATACGCCAAGACCAATAACGGGATTTATGCCCTCATGGACATCAAATCCCACAATACCGAGCGCTTAATCGAGTTGCACAATATCATCAGTGAGGGAGTCCACAAGGTGGAAGATATTGAAGAAAATGTCAACTCCCTGCTGCTGGCGGTGATGAATCCAGAAGATGAAAAAAATATCCAGGGATTTCAATCGTTTTTGGACCGGGTTGAATATATCAAAATACCGTATGTAATGGATCTTTCCACCGAAGTGGAGATTTATCGTAATATTTTTGGCCGGCATATTGATGAACGTTTCCTGCCGCGGGTGCTGCACAATTTTGCCAGAGTTATTATCTCCACCCGTTTGAATACCAAATCAGACGCCATGTTGAATTGGATCAAAGACCCCGCACGCTATCGTCTTTTTTGTGATGAAAATTTACAGCTGCTAAAAATGGAAATCTATACCGGATATATACCCACCTGGTTGTTGCAAAAGGACCGCAAGCGACTGACCGCCAAGAAACGGCGTAAAATTATTGCCGAATCTGAAACCGAAGGTGAAAAAGGTATCTCTGGTCGTGATTCCATCAACATTTTTAATCGATTTTACTCGACCTATGCCAAAGAAGATAAGCTCATCAATATGTCAGATCTGTGCAATTTTTTTACCAAAGCCCGCAAGGAAATCAGAGATTTGATCCCCGGTGGGTTTTTGGATTCCCTGCTGCGCATGTATGATTACACCATCCTGCAAGAGGTCAAGGAATCGCTCTACTACTATAATGAAGAACAGATTGCCAGGGAGATCCAAAACTATCTGTTTGCCATTAATTTTGAGATCGGTTCAATTGAGACCTGCACCTACACCAATGAAAAGCTTGAAATTACAGAAGAATTTCTGGAAAGCATCGAGAAAAAATTGCTGGGACCCAAGGCTGATCGTAATCAACGCAAAACGTTTCGAGATGAGACCCAGAAGGAATATACCTCCAAAACACTTACCCAGGAAATCATGGTAGAGGGTGTTCCAATCTCAGAAACCAAGATATACCAGTCAATGCATGATCGTTATGTGCACAATTTGAAGGAAAAAGTGCTGGATCCTTTTCTTAAAAACGAAAACTTTCGGCGGGCCATCAAAGATTACGATCACGAAGATTTTAAAACCTATGACAAGCGCATCAGAGACGATGTCACCTATCTGATTAATAATTTATGTGAAAAATGCAAATATACCCAACAGGGTGCCAAAGAAATCTGCATTTATGTTATCGATAATGATCTGGCAAAGAAGTTTGCCGAAGCTTAA
- a CDS encoding DUF444 family protein gives MDPKSKELYERLKEKGLTPELERKILAELEMVGSHHLPDSANTGTTKSFRKFQNIYQYDDLTFLQGITALQSTHSTSLRSIDELLERDKQREEDGFPRKINVGRLIKPGKGGKDKVVVVPSTVEEKFIHDPSLQDSEEEPYGGSGDGEEGEVIGEQPIHQPDAGDGTGPGQGEGAQHEMESNAYDLGRILTEKFQLPNLKDKGKKRSLTRYTYDLTDRHRGFGQLLDKKATLKEIVETNIHLGNLPDINAIDPSQFLVSPADMIYRVLSREKDYESQAMVFFLRDYSGSMAGRSTELVVAQHVLIYSWLLYQYAMQVETRFILHDTEASEVKDFYTYYNSAVAGGTQVSSAYRLVNEIVEKENLARDYNIYIFHGTDGDDWDTDGKESLPQLEKMLSYASRVGISIAEHTQEATHNTEVEKYLKKSGLLTEKAEFIRLDVMPENAGEPRLIEGIKHLISE, from the coding sequence ATGGATCCAAAAAGTAAAGAGCTATATGAGCGTCTGAAAGAAAAAGGGCTGACGCCCGAGCTGGAGCGTAAGATTCTGGCCGAGCTGGAAATGGTTGGCTCCCATCACCTGCCCGATAGCGCCAACACTGGGACCACAAAATCATTTCGTAAATTTCAGAATATTTACCAATATGATGACCTGACATTTTTACAGGGCATCACCGCATTGCAAAGCACCCACAGCACCAGCCTGCGATCCATCGATGAACTTTTGGAAAGAGACAAACAGCGCGAAGAAGATGGGTTCCCACGCAAAATCAACGTTGGCCGTTTGATAAAGCCTGGGAAGGGCGGCAAAGATAAAGTCGTGGTTGTTCCCTCCACTGTTGAAGAAAAATTCATCCATGACCCATCATTACAGGACTCAGAAGAAGAGCCCTATGGCGGCTCCGGCGATGGAGAAGAGGGCGAAGTGATCGGTGAGCAACCCATCCATCAACCCGACGCGGGTGACGGTACCGGTCCCGGACAGGGGGAGGGCGCTCAGCACGAAATGGAGTCCAACGCCTATGATCTGGGCCGCATCCTGACCGAAAAATTTCAGCTGCCGAATCTTAAAGACAAAGGTAAGAAAAGATCCCTCACCCGCTACACCTATGATCTGACCGATCGACACCGCGGGTTTGGGCAACTGTTGGATAAAAAAGCCACATTAAAAGAAATAGTTGAAACCAATATTCACCTTGGAAACCTGCCCGACATCAACGCGATCGATCCGTCACAATTTTTGGTATCACCTGCTGATATGATCTATCGGGTGCTGTCCCGGGAAAAAGACTACGAATCCCAGGCCATGGTCTTTTTTCTGCGCGATTATTCGGGGTCGATGGCCGGCAGGTCAACAGAATTGGTGGTTGCTCAACACGTCCTCATTTATAGTTGGCTATTATATCAGTATGCCATGCAGGTGGAAACACGTTTTATTCTGCATGATACCGAGGCCTCAGAGGTAAAGGATTTTTACACTTACTATAACTCAGCAGTGGCCGGCGGTACTCAAGTGTCCTCAGCATACCGTCTGGTTAACGAAATTGTTGAAAAAGAAAACCTGGCCCGGGATTACAACATTTACATTTTTCACGGCACCGACGGTGATGATTGGGACACAGATGGCAAAGAGTCCCTGCCACAATTGGAAAAAATGCTGAGTTACGCCAGTCGGGTCGGCATTTCCATCGCCGAACACACACAAGAAGCGACGCATAACACAGAAGTTGAAAAATACTTAAAAAAATCCGGGCTGCTGACAGAAAAAGCGGAATTCATCCGGCTGGATGTCATGCCGGAAAATGCCGGCGAACCACGGTTAATCGAAGGAATTAAACATCTAATTTCAGAATAG
- a CDS encoding serine protein kinase PrkA yields the protein MGGKMPKNSSTLHQHLAAVKDGKLRFENAFQGVSRMILESEIEKVVVNGKTTYDFKIFRNGAKHVIGMYDEINSFVSYVKDAAENGSSKEMAFVLVGEPGNGKTYFVEFLSGKYRSFLAKEKNRKFTFKFLNLEKLGNYGKITTIESQTYEDPMILAMNLFDDPDETQAFLAKQIGFSDKDIEKFYADYRPLGACSGYIWNDLRNHCDGNIDEMLKFIEITPVPLTESLGTVTGKYPAKDKITSSAVDLLGEESIQRLLHITDTNNPYRFDLRRGALARVAGGGIHFSDEIYKNKKDLVQVYLGVIQNRNIEIDGFKWPIDTLIVATSNNSEFHRFLSEKEEAPIVDRCRICYVSHNTNYKLQKQLTGYAIGSETRTTLTREDLHQDPNLNYAASVTSVLSRLPRSEKLTPVETMKLAAGEVAGEKSIKTLAEVIDTLNQDPEIINRFGQKGLGQRNLGRAIQLLIESSETNEGQCMFAYDIFRALERIVLDYVTEANDRSKYLEDLKTGKGLYRERIMTEMFNAYMDEPYAIRKDVMNYVNMIIGIDAENLGPDKMWKYKDPQNGELKALKIDERYINSVEERLGLKTEEQRESFRTSIRKIYGQKISVDPDYDFMDNLELVKAVTDVRLKSDIAGAGSLIGALANRTNEENQKLYDRMIETMLNKLGYCKTCAQKTIEYFCTQEDEK from the coding sequence ATGGGAGGAAAAATGCCTAAAAATTCAAGCACGCTTCACCAGCACTTGGCAGCTGTCAAAGACGGCAAGTTGCGGTTTGAAAATGCTTTCCAGGGAGTCTCCCGCATGATCCTGGAAAGTGAAATTGAAAAAGTGGTGGTGAACGGTAAGACAACCTATGATTTTAAGATATTCCGCAATGGCGCCAAGCACGTTATCGGCATGTATGATGAAATCAACAGTTTTGTGTCATATGTGAAAGATGCCGCCGAAAATGGTTCCTCCAAGGAAATGGCCTTTGTCCTGGTGGGTGAACCGGGTAACGGCAAAACCTATTTTGTGGAATTTTTGTCGGGCAAATATCGCAGTTTTCTGGCCAAGGAAAAAAATCGTAAGTTCACCTTTAAATTCTTGAATCTGGAGAAGCTCGGCAACTACGGCAAAATTACCACAATTGAATCCCAGACTTACGAAGACCCCATGATCCTGGCCATGAATCTGTTTGATGATCCGGATGAAACCCAGGCATTTTTGGCCAAACAGATCGGCTTTTCCGATAAAGATATCGAAAAATTCTATGCCGATTATCGGCCGCTAGGCGCCTGCAGCGGCTATATCTGGAATGATCTGCGCAATCATTGCGACGGCAACATCGATGAAATGCTCAAATTCATCGAAATTACACCCGTACCATTGACTGAAAGCCTGGGTACGGTCACTGGAAAATATCCGGCCAAAGACAAAATTACATCATCGGCCGTGGATCTGCTGGGTGAAGAATCCATTCAGCGCCTGTTGCATATCACCGATACCAACAATCCCTATCGTTTTGATCTGCGTCGGGGCGCCCTGGCACGGGTCGCCGGAGGCGGGATTCATTTCAGTGACGAAATCTATAAGAACAAAAAAGACCTGGTCCAGGTTTATCTGGGTGTAATTCAGAACCGTAACATTGAGATCGACGGCTTCAAATGGCCGATCGATACCCTAATTGTGGCCACCAGCAACAATTCCGAATTTCACCGCTTTCTGTCAGAAAAAGAAGAAGCGCCCATCGTTGACCGCTGCCGCATCTGTTACGTATCCCATAATACCAATTACAAACTGCAAAAACAGTTGACCGGCTATGCCATCGGAAGTGAAACCCGCACCACCCTGACCCGTGAAGATTTACATCAGGATCCCAACTTAAATTACGCCGCTTCGGTGACTTCGGTTCTAAGCCGCCTGCCGCGCTCTGAAAAACTGACACCGGTGGAAACCATGAAGTTGGCCGCAGGAGAGGTTGCCGGCGAAAAAAGCATCAAAACATTGGCGGAAGTCATCGACACCCTCAACCAGGATCCGGAGATTATCAACCGTTTTGGTCAAAAAGGTCTGGGGCAACGGAATTTGGGTCGGGCCATTCAATTGTTGATTGAAAGCTCTGAAACCAATGAAGGCCAGTGCATGTTCGCATACGACATCTTCAGAGCACTGGAACGCATTGTTCTGGATTACGTGACCGAAGCCAACGACCGGTCCAAATATCTTGAAGATCTCAAAACCGGCAAGGGATTGTATCGCGAACGCATCATGACCGAGATGTTCAATGCCTACATGGATGAGCCTTATGCCATTCGCAAAGATGTGATGAACTATGTCAACATGATTATCGGAATTGATGCCGAAAACTTAGGCCCGGACAAGATGTGGAAATACAAAGATCCGCAAAACGGGGAGCTGAAGGCTTTAAAAATCGACGAGCGCTATATCAACAGCGTCGAGGAGCGTCTGGGGCTTAAAACCGAGGAGCAGCGAGAGTCTTTTCGAACGTCGATTCGTAAAATTTATGGTCAGAAAATCTCAGTCGATCCGGATTACGATTTTATGGACAATCTGGAACTGGTTAAAGCCGTCACCGACGTACGTCTGAAATCCGATATCGCCGGCGCCGGCAGCTTGATCGGTGCATTGGCCAACCGCACCAATGAAGAAAACCAAAAGCTTTACGATCGCATGATTGAAACCATGCTCAATAAGCTGGGTTACTGTAAGACCTGTGCGCAGAAGACGATCGAGTATTTTTGCACACAAGAAGACGAAAAATAG